CTTCTTTAAATCCGCCGTTCAGAAACCTGGAAATATCTTCAGTCATCTGGCGGTATGTGCTTTGTTCCACATTGAATTCACACGGCGCAAGACACTGTCCCATGTGATAATACAGGCATACTTTGTCCGGCATGGTTCTGCATTTCCTGAGCGGATACATTCGATCGAGCAGCTTTTTTGTTTCGTTTGCTGCTTGCGCATTTGGGTAGGGTCCGAAATACTTTCCTTTATCTTTTTTAACTTTACGGGTAATGAGCAGTCTCGGGTGACGCTCAGCGGTTACCTTGATAAACGGATAATGCTTATCATCTTTTAACATGACGTTATATTTTGGATCATGCTTTTTGATCAGATTTAATTCAAGTACAAGCGCCTCCATGTTCGATGAAGTCACGATATATTCAAAGTCCTCTATCTCTGATACCAGTCGCTGGGTTTTACCATCATGCGACCCGGTAAAATAAGATCTAACTCTATTCTTAAGCACCTTCGCTTTACCTACATAAATAATCGTACCCTGTCTGTCCTTCATCAGATAACAGCCAGGCTGGTCAGGAAGGACTGCGAGTTTATGTTTAAGCTGGTCTTTCATCTGTTTAGCCTCCTGCACACTTGTTACCTTTATTTTACTCAATTAAAAGCCAGAAGCAAAATAAAAGCCGGGCACATGGCCCGGCTAAATGATTATGCGTGTTTATTTAATAATTCTTCTAATGCTTCTTTCGGCTGGAAGCCTACTACTTTGTCAACGATCTCGCCGTCTTTGAATACGACAAGTGTTGGGATACTCATTACACCGTACTTGCTTGCTGTTTCCTGGTTTTCATCAACATCAAGCTTTACGATTTTAACTTTATCACCCATGTCAGTATCAAGCTCTTCAAGAACCGGTGCAATCATTTTACAAGGTCCGCACCAAGTTGCCCAGAAGTCTGCGAGTACTAAACCGTCTTTTGTTTCGTTAGCGAATGTTTGATCTGTTGCGTGTGCAATTGCCATTTAAAATTCCTCCTTGTTGAATCCGAATATAGTCAAAGTATAGCAGGGAGAGTATTGTATTTCCACGTTTTTGCTTGAGAATTAAAAAGAGCCTAAGACAAAAGTGTCAGGCTCCAGAAATCGTTTCGCTGCGCTTCAGGCGGACGCTTTCCGCAGGGTCGGCGGTGAGCCTCCTCGTGCTTTGCACTGCGGGGTCTCACCTGTCCGACTTCTCCTGCTGGAGTCGCCGCCTTCCGCTCCGCTACACTTAAATTTCTTATTCTTATACAGTTTTTTTAATTAAGATACTTTAACTTTTTTAAACTCTTCGATCAATAATGGCACTACATCAAACAGGTCTCCGACGATGCCGTAGTCAGCTACTTTGAAGATGTTTGCTTCAGGGTCTTTGTTGATTGCAACAATGACTTTTGAGTTGGACATGCCCGCCATATGCTGAATTGCACCTGAGATTCCGCATGCAATGTAAAGATCAGGTGTTACAACTTTACCCGTCTGACCAATCTGAAGTGAGTAATCGCAATAGTCAGCGTCACATGCTCCTCTTGAAGCACCTACTGCACCGCCAAGAAGGTCTGCCAGCTCTTTAAGTGGTTCAAACCCATCTTCACTTTTCACTCCGCGACCTCCTGCAACGATAACTTTTGCTTCTGAGAGGTCAACGCCGTCAGTTGCTTTTCTGACAACTTCCTTAATAATTGTGCGAAGATCCGTAATGTCAACGCTTACAGATGATACATCACCTGAGCGGCCTTCTTCTTTTTCAAGAGCAGGAATGTTGTTTGGACGAATCGTGATGAATGTCAGTCCATCTTTAATTACTTTTTTCTCAAATGCTTTACCACTGTAGATTGGACGAATGAACTTCGGTGAGTCTCCATCCGCTTCAATTGCAGTCACATCAGATACTAGTCCGCTGTTTAGTCTGCTTGCAAGCTTAGGTGATAGATCCTTACCTAATGAAGTGTGCCCC
This region of Jeotgalibacillus malaysiensis genomic DNA includes:
- a CDS encoding electron transfer flavoprotein subunit alpha produces the protein MSKKVLVLAETREGSLRNVSFEAIAAGKTIADGGEVISVLIGNGIADVANELVAYGADRVITVEDSKLEQYSSDGFSQALLAVIEQESPEGIVMGHTSLGKDLSPKLASRLNSGLVSDVTAIEADGDSPKFIRPIYSGKAFEKKVIKDGLTFITIRPNNIPALEKEEGRSGDVSSVSVDITDLRTIIKEVVRKATDGVDLSEAKVIVAGGRGVKSEDGFEPLKELADLLGGAVGASRGACDADYCDYSLQIGQTGKVVTPDLYIACGISGAIQHMAGMSNSKVIVAINKDPEANIFKVADYGIVGDLFDVVPLLIEEFKKVKVS
- a CDS encoding thioredoxin; amino-acid sequence: MAIAHATDQTFANETKDGLVLADFWATWCGPCKMIAPVLEELDTDMGDKVKIVKLDVDENQETASKYGVMSIPTLVVFKDGEIVDKVVGFQPKEALEELLNKHA